tcttttctgcTGTCGAGGgcattcactttttttttttttttttttttgcatttgattatTACCACCTAGTGGAATGGTTATTCTAAACATTTATTAGGGTTAGACTGTCTCGCATTCAATAACTGATCTGGAGCCTTTTGATAAATGTTTATCAAGGTCGCTATAATTATAATTAGCTAGTTAATGGTATTTGGTTTTTCTTGAAACATATAGTAGAATGTTTGGTACCTAAAATTTAAGTATAcgttttgcatttttttcccctcttttttgCACTCCTTTCTCTTCTATAGTTCCTCCACTTTCTCAATTTCTTCTAAtatttctttatcttttttaattttaattaaaacatCGGTAGGTAGCCACTAAAAAGTAGATGGTCACAAAATCCATAGAATGGGCTTATCATACCCATTAACTCATTTCGATTAATTTTAACCAAATTATATGTATCACAAATGACTAGCTTAGTATGAAACTCGCTTACCAAATGCGTTCTAACTGATGTCAAGAGAGcgagacaaaaaagaaaaagttgataAGAGATAATTATAAGAATAAAACTAATTAATTGTCACACTAATGAGAAATAATTAATAACTAACATTTCCGTTAAACTTACTCACACTCATTAATTGTCAAAGTGGCAATATATCTAGACATTATATTAGCAAGAAATGCCATTACTTCCTTTAATTTGGCCTTTTGAGTTCTCAATTCAACGAAATTTTGGGCTGTCTATAAATTATGAATCTGATTTctttaaatacatttttttggcACATTTTCAAGGAACCATTCAAATCTAAATGCTGCTAAGATGTATGAGCTAAGCAACTTAATGGCCTGCAGTCTGTCTAagtaatgctttttttttttaaatggccTTTTTTCATGCATGCAGACATTGGGATTTACCAACTCAAACAACATTGCAATTGCCGGCCTTACTTCTCTCAATAGCCAATTATTCCACTTGGTGTTCAACGGCTGCAATACCGTGAAACTGCAAGGAGTAAAGGTTTCGGCGGCCGGAAACAGCCCCAACACGGACGGGATTCATGTGCAATATTCATCAGGAGTCACAATCTTGAATTCCAAGATCAGTACTGGAGATGACTGCGTTTCAATTGGCCCTGGCACTACTAGTTTGTGGATTGAAAATGTTCTTTGTGGCCCTGGCCATGGTATCAGgtaactaaaattaataatcaTCTTCTTTTTAAAGAaccaattttatttatttggaaaaTCTGAGTCtgattattattgttattattattattattattattggggGTCAGCATTGGGAGTCTTGGAAAAGATTTTGAAGAAGAGGGAGTCCAGAATGTGACTGTAAAAAATGTTACATTCAAGAATACACAGAATGGTGTAAGGATTAAATCATGGGGTAGGCCAAGCAAAGGTTTTGTCAAGGATGTTTTGTTCCAGCATGCCACTATGATCAATGTCCAAAACCCCATCATTATTGATCAGAACTATTGCCCAGATAACATCAACTGTCCTGGCCAGGTAAACTTCtacatatataaattatttCACTTCCTGGCTAAAGATAATGAAGAGTTTGTGTTAACCCTTTTTCCATTTGAACAAAAGAAAGTAAAGCATGAAGATGGACAACTAGGTGAAAATCTCTTTCTGCATAtttcaaaatgcacaaaattttCTGATAACTTGTACTTCAATATTTTTGACAGGTGTCTGGCATAAAAATAAATGATGTTACGTATCAAGACATCCACGGAACATCAGCAACAGAAATTGCAGTCAAATTTGATTGTAGCAAGAAGAATCCATGCAGCGGAATAAGATTGGAAGATGTGAAGTTGACATACAAAAATCAACCAGCCAAATCATCTTGTGCCAATGCTGCTGGAACTACACTTGGTCTGCTTGGCCCTGCTGGAACTACACTTGCGTGCGGCTGAGGCGTTGGCGTAGTGTTATCGTTCGCCTGGCCATGCAATAGACTGAGAATTAGTTTCCAATAGTAAAATGGATTTAATTTAAGTTACTCAATTTGCATGGCCCCTTTGTTCTTATCCTacaaaattttatgtttttggaCTAATCAGATTTAAAGGGTTTATCTTAATGAAAAATTTGTAATCCAATGCCAAAGAAGTATGAATCAtagaaagaaatgaaatttaagGATAAAAAAGAGTAGGTGCTAGTACTCAATattgataataatgataataactcAATATTATCCAACAGAAAAATCTATAAacattggaaaaataaaatcttATAAAATGTGCAAAAAGTGACAGATTTCATAATTACCAAAGTTCAGTAACTTCCAATAACTTCCACTATTTTAACCtctaataatttctttttttttatttcttcggAAAAATTCATAATATACTTTTTTTGGTTcgcgaaaaaaaaaattctaataacTTCCATTGGtcttaataaaataaataattttttttcttaatttgtaCACCCATATATAGGGTGTCCTTTTCCATATGGATATCAGAGACTGAGGTTTCAAGTAGGGAAATACAATGAAACACGATCAATCATATGAGACACATATAAACAAAGTTAATTCAACCGATTACTAGCAAGTTCAAGttgtaattaatttttctaTGGATGAATTTGGTTCATTGGTGTTACAGTCGAGATGAGATCCAGTTTTAGAAGTTTTTGCTATAAGAAGCTGCTTAAAGAGTTATAACCATTCATCTTTCTTACGTTATAACGTGCATTTTCATCCTGTATTTTTCTAATGAGTGCCCATATAGGCACTTATTCATACATTTAAATCATTtctaaccaatcacataaatgcACAGCTAACAATTATTATCATACAAGTATTTTCTCTATTTAACTCTATTTTCTCAAACACGAGTACAGATTAAATCTGCTGGGAAATGTCGAGACTGGCAAAGTATGATATGAGGCAAGGCAACAATAATAATACATGCAGGCATGTCATCCCCTAACACGGTACCCGGGCCTTGTTCTTGTGTTTGTATAACATATATAATGAACAACTCCAATCACAATCCAGAAATCTTTCCACGCGTGGGCCTTTCTCGAAACTGAATAATTGAACTTACAATATGTTCTATGAAGGTCaaacatcccaaaaaaaaaaaaaaagatttagaacgttattaattttttctttgtcctttgataagagtttattttacgtatttttaagtgcattttattagtaaattttgagttgattatttagttttataattaaaataactaaggttttggtaaaaatatacattttttgtaaaagtggctaatattgcatttctattgattttaatagtaaaaacttcattttcatacaggaatgatgattcaaccaccaaaggatgtcaattgaagtgaaaaatagagatttggtgatgaattcaaagtggtaaaaagaaaaatgaagtgaaaaacgtttaagtaaggaaatgcaagtcaagacagttttgacactcttcggtatttcgactatatctagagctacactgatcggattgaggtgatctttatactgttttaaagctaagaaagagataTACAAtttgtatgaagacatcgaaatccatttctgccataTTCATGGGCAAAAAgttggaatacagaagctgcactCTGTGGTCGGAATTGGAAACAGAGGTTTGACCAGGTgatagtatttcgatcatatctcaggatacacaactccgatttggatttgttttagagcattggaaagctaacccaaagggctacaacttttgtgatttgcacaaaagccagttcggccttcatcatggagaaaaatgcagttgaattgaggtcaaaagtaaaaacgCGTATGGCAGCCGAATTTCTGCAATTGGCTCAGCGatttttctcatcttcacactacttttcagctagagttggagagaaaacgTAGGCTGCATATGTTTCTGAtgaacaaaggaagaaaaatagcTTATTATCAAGTCAAAAATATACGGTAGAGTAAAGAGGCTGGAACTTTGTGTTTGTTGACTTGGTTAACACCAGATTTGGAGAATCAAAGTGGAGAGTCATAGCAGAAATTTTTGACTGGTAAGGGAAGGACTTTTCATCAgcttatatgcagagacatttgaGGTCTATGATCATACGGGAAAAGCTTGGAATCTGTAaaaatgtagcttttccattctcttagtgttagtttagcttagtatagagtaagatagttcatccattcttgttatTAGTTAGATAAAGAAGAAGAtagaggatgaagaaggcaaggaagaaagctcatgtgacaagggttgtattccttccaaatctttatcttttgtacttgattccaagtttagttaatatacaagttctggattttgtgtttaatatgtgtctctaaagtttatgccttgggtttggttgaactttctataattgttagtgtttattatttggttatttgattgctatgatttgaacaagttatttagcactttggctctttaaatcatgattaatctggtaccactGATTGTGATTATccaaggtgttgtttctgcaatgaaaattgagatttaacactagttcaagaagtgctagatatagggagtacactcacgaaagtagaggtgcacctatgtggtttttagtgattcatttcatgtaatttcactgaagaaatgaacttgtaactaatttcataaccatgagaataggtatggattagttataagtataattgattcactacgaaagtaggattcaaatgcataaggaaattacaccataactagcctagatgtagtactcaatgatccaaatatagcacttgcatgagtagttagggataccacaacctaaggagcttttatttgtgtaatttcagtaggttaaatttgttataattcattgatagtctaaataatagagaagctttagtaataccggtaattgttcacttttccctgtgggatcgacccgatatataccctaaactactagttgacctatatacttgcagtgaacgggtgtaattcgattttttaacttgtacgtatgtaaaatacccgtcatcCTTGAGCAATGATTGGCTCATGGAGTTCACTATTCCCAATCCAACAGCTTTGATTACGCTGCAATATCAAAGGCTGATTTGGATAATCGAGGAGAATTGaatcagaaaaaataataatttgaaTCAAGGTGAACATGAGTACAATCACTAGAAGCATAATCATTTtccactaattttttttttgtttacagTTTCTTGACTTTAGTCAAAAACCTAAACTATGTTACACTACCTTAGAGCTTGATTTGTCTACCCTACAACCCAAATCTCAAATAGACTGTTAACGAGCTGAAGAGCTGAATTAATATTTGAAGAAGAATCCGTATCTTTTGCTgacaaaaaatagataaatcaaCAAATTAACAAGAATCCAGAGATCAGAATTCCAAGATCTCTTATCCAATTCGAATATTCTTTAGCAaacaaagccaaaaaaaaaaaaaacatctatAAGTCATGTGCATGTTTTGAGTTCACATGGctttgacaggtgccgaacctgtgcaataataataataaatatagaacctaactaccactaaaagcagtcaataattaacCCTAGGTACTGGagtagggactctaggtgtgcaatgggttacttgattcacccagttcccgaagagtttgcttaacccgatataccagaattaattagttgatacaaattactaaatagtagacagtggcaagtagggtcgtctcctcagggactggagatatCTGTCTCTTTTAAAGTCCAATTGACAAGGGGGGATTTCACCAgaatgaaactaaaa
This Coffea arabica cultivar ET-39 chromosome 3e, Coffea Arabica ET-39 HiFi, whole genome shotgun sequence DNA region includes the following protein-coding sequences:
- the LOC140038589 gene encoding polygalacturonase-like; the protein is MNSKMRFLAIPFLFFSFLLSAAKSVTYNVQSYGAKSHGRSDSTNSFLSAWAAACASVAPATIYVPPGRFLVGGASFWGQNCKNNAITIRIDGTLVAPSDYNVLGHSGNWLKFETVNGLSIYGGTLDGQGTGLWACKNSGKHCPQGATTLGFTNSNNIAIAGLTSLNSQLFHLVFNGCNTVKLQGVKVSAAGNSPNTDGIHVQYSSGVTILNSKISTGDDCVSIGPGTTSLWIENVLCGPGHGISIGSLGKDFEEEGVQNVTVKNVTFKNTQNGVRIKSWGRPSKGFVKDVLFQHATMINVQNPIIIDQNYCPDNINCPGQVSGIKINDVTYQDIHGTSATEIAVKFDCSKKNPCSGIRLEDVKLTYKNQPAKSSCANAAGTTLGLLGPAGTTLACG